One region of Drosophila kikkawai strain 14028-0561.14 chromosome 2R, DkikHiC1v2, whole genome shotgun sequence genomic DNA includes:
- the LOC108072892 gene encoding protein 5NUC, translated as MIQLSFQETCTAVLLLLLILHDHIDGFKFILLHTNDMHARYDSVSAKGGKCKAEDDRQGYCYGGFGRVATALDKYRQEERDPVLYLNGGDTFHGTPWYTIYQGKMVAQMLNMLAPDAMSLGVHEFDDGTEVLAEFIDLIKFPVVSCNLKLINEPKLEESKNLKNFTIIKKGDRTIGIVGYIHAETKERTQPNNIIFQNEIPAINKAARKLTELGVNIIIALGHSGYKKDIEIAKMCPEVDVVVGGQSHTFLFTGRAPGKDIPEGPYPTIVVKPDGRKVPVVQAYAYTKYLGRMSLEFDKAGNLLNFKGEPILLDSRFKPKREIQDLLGKHRQVIDDMERHVVGTTSVYLNGDRNRCGYGECNFGNIIADSFVYARVQETLQDSSMWTDAPIGIINAGAIRASIDPGIITEADVITVMPFSNGLFHTRINGLQLMKALEHSAQLRSKNQNSGFLQVSGLRVKFNYTRPMGQRITEIKALCSDCQIPKYESVKTDQYYGVVLPSFLLNGGEGYNFVDKQNPQVYNMSLLERTAFIRYLQEHKIVYPERQERMTEQERYLSSKASSFLTQLLLELFAFLCFLYCFYLW; from the exons atgaTTCAACTTTCTTTCCAGGAGACTTGTACAGCGGTCCTGCTGTTGCTTCTGATCCTTCACGATCACATAGATGGCTTCAAGTTCATCCTGCTGCACACCAACGATATGCATGCCAGATACGATTCCGTTTCCGCCAAGGGAGGTAAATGCAAAGCCGAAGACGACCGCCAGGGTTACTGCTATGGAGGATTTGGACGAGTGGCCACGGC TTTGGATAAATATAGACAAGAGGAAAGAGATCCAGTGCTCTACCTAAATGGTGGCGATACTTTTCATGGTACCCCCTGGTATACCATCTATCAGGGTAAGATGGTGGCCCAAATGCTGAATATGCTGGCTCCTGATGCCATG TCCCTAGGAGTCCATGAGTTTGACGACGGAACCGAGGTTCTAGCGGAATTCATAGATCTAATTAAGTTTCCCGTGGTCAgttgtaatttaaaattgatcaACGAGCCCAAGCTCGAGGAAAGCAAAAACCTAAAGAACTTTACAATCATCAAAAAGGGGGACCGCACCATTGGCATTGTGGGTTACATCCATGCGGAGACCAAGGAACGCACGCAGcccaataatattattttccaaaatgAGATTCCAGCCATTAA CAAGGCGGCCAGGAAGCTAACAGAGCTCGGCGTTAACATTATTATTGCTTTGGGCCATTCAGGCTATAAGAAGGATATAGAAATTGCCAAAATGTGTCCAGAGGTGGATGTCGTAGTCGGTGGTCAGTCGCACACCTTTCTGTTTACAGGCCGGGCTCCGGGCAAGGACATACCCGAAGGTCCTTATCCCACAATAGTGGTCAAGCCGGATGGCAGAAAGGTGCCAGTGGTGCAGGCCTATGCCTATACCAAGTATCTGGGAAGGATGTCGCTGGAA tTCGACAAAGCTGGCAACTTGCTGAACTTCAAGGGTGAACCCATTCTGTTGGACAGCCGCTTTAAGCCCAAGAGGGAAATCCAGGATCTACTGGGCAAGCATCGCCAGGTGATCGATGACATGGAGCGGCATGTGGTGGGCACCACCTCGGTGTACTTAAATGGAGATCGCAACAGATGCGGCTACGGGGAGTGCAACTTTGGTAACATCATCGCGGATAGCTTTGTCTATGCTCGAGTGCAGGAAACTCTGCAGGATAGTAGTATGTGGACAGATGCCCCTATAGGTATTATCAATGCAGGCG CCATCAGGGCATCCATTGACCCTGGGATCATCACGGAGGCGGATGTGATTACTGTAATGCCCTTTAGCAACGGCTTATTCCACACGCGTATCAATGGCCTCCAGCTGATGAAGGCCCTGGAGCATTCCGCCCAGTTGCGGAGCAAGAACCAGAACAGTGGCTTCCTCCAGGTGTCGGGGCTGAGGGTTAAGTTCAACTACACCCGACCCATGGGTCAGCGCATCACCGAGATCAAGGCCCTGTGCTCCGACTGCCAGATTCCGAAATATGAGAGTGTCAAAACGGATCAGTACTATGGAGTGGTGCTTCCATCATTTCTTTTGAATGGCGGCGAGGGCTATAATTTTGTTGACAAACAAAATCCTCAGGTTTATAACATGTCCTTGCTGGAGCGGACTGCTTTTATTCGTTACCTGCAGGAGCACAAGATTGTCTATCCAGAGCGGCAGGAGCGTATGACTGAGCAGGAGAGGTACTTGAGCTCCAAAGCCTCCAGTTTCCTaacacagctgctgctggaacTCTTTGCTTTCCTCTGCTTTCTGTACTGTTTTTATCTTTGGTAA
- the nw gene encoding uncharacterized protein nw isoform X2, producing the protein MAKIVLFCLLSLLACAAGQRITTIHLDGVQYFISRMNPYSPELNYFLAYQYCRSLGLQLASFETKEKAESMTTYLKNAGYGNYDFWTSGNRLGTGMFLWMSTGLPFNATFDFFENSADAISAGLLDPVDHNSNTSPQRTARDSSGAEKGCVILKQPTLKWMPEDCSAVKDFICEQTRCYYYNYGSIPVSSAQGRPITSTTPRPAVSLINLHNAATTTPLPLLMSTSGIMYSAAKAKSSPAVGHRLQVEDFQQQPITFKLNHDRSLPDTDAADVDVEDQEQVDVEAEEHDDHEVEGEGEEEHEGDNFGEHARELGNDSDGDIKEHVFPLSDNELHPEMHAIEEVQQQLQQQQQQEQDSVAAAPAAEESDSSQQHDSEAEGDNEHEVEADSDSDNESQAPIQASEPLALPSSTESPAAGIEERIKQIAQDFQKMASSQELLQPKEELTPQSSLSLNDLIRTLRPNEQQIIPQIDSDYSNAMRVLGKPLAAHN; encoded by the exons ATGGCCAAAATCGTACTCTTCTGCCTGCTGAGCCTCTTGGCATGCGCTGCAG GTCAACGCATCACCACAATCCACCTGGATGGAGTGCAGTACTTCATCAGCCGGATGAATCCCTATTCACCGGAGCTTAACTACTTCCTGGCCTATCAATACTGCCGCTCCTTGGGCCTGCAGCTGGCCTCGTTCGAGACTAAGGAGAAGGCCGAATCGATGACCACGTATCTGAAGAACGCCGGTTACGGCAACTACGATTTCTGGACCTCCGGAAATCGCCTGGGCACGGGCATGTTCCTATGGATGAGCACCGGTCTGCCGTTCAATGCCACCTTCGACTTCTTCGAGAACTCGGCGGACGCCATCTCGGCCGGTCTGCTCGATCCCGTTGATCATAACAGCAACACCTCGCCCCAGCGCACGGCTCGCGACAG CAGTGGCGCCGAGAAGGGATGCGTGATCCTGAAGCAGCCCACGCTCAAGTGGATGCCCGAGGACTGCTCGGCCGTCAAGGACTTTATTTGCGAGCAGACCCGTTGCTACTATTACAACTATGGCAGCATCCCCGTCTCGTCGGCGCAGGG ACGTCCCATCACCTCGACCACCCCCCGCCCAGCTGTCTCACTGATCAACCTGCATAatgccgccaccaccaccccgCTGCCTCTTTTGATGTCCACCAGTGGCATCATGTACTCCGCCGCCAAGGCCAAGTCCTCGCCAGCTGTGGGCCATCGCCTCCAGGTTGAGGACTTCCAGCAGCAGCCCATCACCTTCAAGCTGAATCATGACCGCTCGCTGCCTGATACTGATGCCGCCGATGTGGATGTGGAGGATCAGGAGCAGGTTGATGTGGAGGCCGAGGAGCATGACGATCATGAGGTTGAGGGCGAGGGCGAAGAGGAGCACGAGGGCGACAACTTTGGCGAGCATGCCCGGGAGCTGGGCAATGACAGCGATGGCGACATCAAGGAGCATGTCTTCCCTCTCAGCGACAATGAGCTGCATCCCGAGATGCATGCCATCGAGGAGGTGCAACAGCagttgcagcaacagcagcagcaggagcaggattcAGTAGCTGCTGCTCCCGCAGCCGAGGAGAGCGATAGCTCCCAGCAGCACGATTCGGAGGCGGAGGGAGACAATGAGCATGAGGTGGAGGCTGATTCCGACTCGGACAACGAGTCGCAGGCGCCCATCCAGGCCAGCGAACCGCTGGCTTTGCCCAGTTCCACGGAATCGCCGGCTGCCGGCATTGAGGAGCGCATCAAGCAGATTGCCCAGGACTTCCAGAAGATGGCCAGTTCCCAGGAGCTGCTGCAGCCCAAGGAGGAGCTGACACCGCAGTCCTCGCTGTCCCTCAACGACCTGATACGCACCCTGCGCCCCAACGAGCAGCAGATCATACCGCAAATCGACTCGGACTACTCCAATGCCATGCGTGTCCTGGGCAAGCCACTGGCGGCCCACAACTAG
- the nw gene encoding uncharacterized protein nw isoform X1 encodes MAKIVLFCLLSLLACAAGQRITTIHLDGVQYFISRMNPYSPELNYFLAYQYCRSLGLQLASFETKEKAESMTTYLKNAGYGNYDFWTSGNRLGTGMFLWMSTGLPFNATFDFFENSADAISAGLLDPVDHNSNTSPQRTARDSSSGAEKGCVILKQPTLKWMPEDCSAVKDFICEQTRCYYYNYGSIPVSSAQGRPITSTTPRPAVSLINLHNAATTTPLPLLMSTSGIMYSAAKAKSSPAVGHRLQVEDFQQQPITFKLNHDRSLPDTDAADVDVEDQEQVDVEAEEHDDHEVEGEGEEEHEGDNFGEHARELGNDSDGDIKEHVFPLSDNELHPEMHAIEEVQQQLQQQQQQEQDSVAAAPAAEESDSSQQHDSEAEGDNEHEVEADSDSDNESQAPIQASEPLALPSSTESPAAGIEERIKQIAQDFQKMASSQELLQPKEELTPQSSLSLNDLIRTLRPNEQQIIPQIDSDYSNAMRVLGKPLAAHN; translated from the exons ATGGCCAAAATCGTACTCTTCTGCCTGCTGAGCCTCTTGGCATGCGCTGCAG GTCAACGCATCACCACAATCCACCTGGATGGAGTGCAGTACTTCATCAGCCGGATGAATCCCTATTCACCGGAGCTTAACTACTTCCTGGCCTATCAATACTGCCGCTCCTTGGGCCTGCAGCTGGCCTCGTTCGAGACTAAGGAGAAGGCCGAATCGATGACCACGTATCTGAAGAACGCCGGTTACGGCAACTACGATTTCTGGACCTCCGGAAATCGCCTGGGCACGGGCATGTTCCTATGGATGAGCACCGGTCTGCCGTTCAATGCCACCTTCGACTTCTTCGAGAACTCGGCGGACGCCATCTCGGCCGGTCTGCTCGATCCCGTTGATCATAACAGCAACACCTCGCCCCAGCGCACGGCTCGCGACAG CAGCAGTGGCGCCGAGAAGGGATGCGTGATCCTGAAGCAGCCCACGCTCAAGTGGATGCCCGAGGACTGCTCGGCCGTCAAGGACTTTATTTGCGAGCAGACCCGTTGCTACTATTACAACTATGGCAGCATCCCCGTCTCGTCGGCGCAGGG ACGTCCCATCACCTCGACCACCCCCCGCCCAGCTGTCTCACTGATCAACCTGCATAatgccgccaccaccaccccgCTGCCTCTTTTGATGTCCACCAGTGGCATCATGTACTCCGCCGCCAAGGCCAAGTCCTCGCCAGCTGTGGGCCATCGCCTCCAGGTTGAGGACTTCCAGCAGCAGCCCATCACCTTCAAGCTGAATCATGACCGCTCGCTGCCTGATACTGATGCCGCCGATGTGGATGTGGAGGATCAGGAGCAGGTTGATGTGGAGGCCGAGGAGCATGACGATCATGAGGTTGAGGGCGAGGGCGAAGAGGAGCACGAGGGCGACAACTTTGGCGAGCATGCCCGGGAGCTGGGCAATGACAGCGATGGCGACATCAAGGAGCATGTCTTCCCTCTCAGCGACAATGAGCTGCATCCCGAGATGCATGCCATCGAGGAGGTGCAACAGCagttgcagcaacagcagcagcaggagcaggattcAGTAGCTGCTGCTCCCGCAGCCGAGGAGAGCGATAGCTCCCAGCAGCACGATTCGGAGGCGGAGGGAGACAATGAGCATGAGGTGGAGGCTGATTCCGACTCGGACAACGAGTCGCAGGCGCCCATCCAGGCCAGCGAACCGCTGGCTTTGCCCAGTTCCACGGAATCGCCGGCTGCCGGCATTGAGGAGCGCATCAAGCAGATTGCCCAGGACTTCCAGAAGATGGCCAGTTCCCAGGAGCTGCTGCAGCCCAAGGAGGAGCTGACACCGCAGTCCTCGCTGTCCCTCAACGACCTGATACGCACCCTGCGCCCCAACGAGCAGCAGATCATACCGCAAATCGACTCGGACTACTCCAATGCCATGCGTGTCCTGGGCAAGCCACTGGCGGCCCACAACTAG
- the nw gene encoding serine-aspartate repeat-containing protein C isoform X3, with translation MSTSGIMYSAAKAKSSPAVGHRLQVEDFQQQPITFKLNHDRSLPDTDAADVDVEDQEQVDVEAEEHDDHEVEGEGEEEHEGDNFGEHARELGNDSDGDIKEHVFPLSDNELHPEMHAIEEVQQQLQQQQQQEQDSVAAAPAAEESDSSQQHDSEAEGDNEHEVEADSDSDNESQAPIQASEPLALPSSTESPAAGIEERIKQIAQDFQKMASSQELLQPKEELTPQSSLSLNDLIRTLRPNEQQIIPQIDSDYSNAMRVLGKPLAAHN, from the coding sequence ATGTCCACCAGTGGCATCATGTACTCCGCCGCCAAGGCCAAGTCCTCGCCAGCTGTGGGCCATCGCCTCCAGGTTGAGGACTTCCAGCAGCAGCCCATCACCTTCAAGCTGAATCATGACCGCTCGCTGCCTGATACTGATGCCGCCGATGTGGATGTGGAGGATCAGGAGCAGGTTGATGTGGAGGCCGAGGAGCATGACGATCATGAGGTTGAGGGCGAGGGCGAAGAGGAGCACGAGGGCGACAACTTTGGCGAGCATGCCCGGGAGCTGGGCAATGACAGCGATGGCGACATCAAGGAGCATGTCTTCCCTCTCAGCGACAATGAGCTGCATCCCGAGATGCATGCCATCGAGGAGGTGCAACAGCagttgcagcaacagcagcagcaggagcaggattcAGTAGCTGCTGCTCCCGCAGCCGAGGAGAGCGATAGCTCCCAGCAGCACGATTCGGAGGCGGAGGGAGACAATGAGCATGAGGTGGAGGCTGATTCCGACTCGGACAACGAGTCGCAGGCGCCCATCCAGGCCAGCGAACCGCTGGCTTTGCCCAGTTCCACGGAATCGCCGGCTGCCGGCATTGAGGAGCGCATCAAGCAGATTGCCCAGGACTTCCAGAAGATGGCCAGTTCCCAGGAGCTGCTGCAGCCCAAGGAGGAGCTGACACCGCAGTCCTCGCTGTCCCTCAACGACCTGATACGCACCCTGCGCCCCAACGAGCAGCAGATCATACCGCAAATCGACTCGGACTACTCCAATGCCATGCGTGTCCTGGGCAAGCCACTGGCGGCCCACAACTAG
- the LOC108072877 gene encoding uncharacterized protein: protein MKVILVLTFLACLALCLALPQVGHGSINGPSGRFPMTRNWAAPPVDLSKPIIFLPEATPIHEVQESRSVQTRRHKSG from the exons ATGAAAGTTATCCTGGTTCTGACTTTCCTGGCCTGCCTGGCTCTCTGTCTGGCTCTTCCTCAGGTGGGACATGGTTCTATCAATGGACCCAGTGGC cGCTTTCCCATGACCAGAAATTGGGCTGCTCCTCCTGTGGATCTAAGCAAGCCCATTATTTTCCTGCCAGAGGCCACGCCCATCCATGAAGTCCAAGAGTCCCGATCTGTTCAAACCAGACGCCACAAGAGTGgttaa
- the CtsK2 gene encoding cathepsin L: MKFFLVLPLLVAAVSAQFGGFGGGGFGGGGLGGGLGGGLGGGLGNLASNAANRFQSAASGIASVVPKVPLLSNVQSFGDFLSQSGKSYLNAADQALHEGAFAATKNLVDAGNAAYAAGTSTFKQAVNAFADLTQGEFLSQLTGLKINRAAKARAASSKVDVPIPDGHVPDSFDWRDKGGVTHVRFQGTCGSCWAHATVGAIEGHVFRKTGSLPVLSEQNLVDCGPAEDFALNGCDGGFQEAAFCWINEDQKGVSQLPTYPYLDKQDTCKYDESKAGAHISGFGTIPPKDEEELKKVVATLGPVACSVYGIESLKNYDGGIYNDEECNNSAEPNHAILVVGYGSDNGNDYWIIKNSWDDTWGEQGYFRLPRGKNFCLVADECSYPVV, from the exons ATGAAGTTCTTTTTGGTTCTGCCGCTCCTGGTGGCTGCGGTCTCTGCCCAGTTCGGTGGATTCGGAGGAGGTGGCTTCGGCGGCGGTGGCCTCGGCGGTGGCCTGGGAGGTGGTCTGGGAGGTGGCCTCGGAAACCTGGCCTCCAATGCGGCAAACCGCTTCCAGAGTGCTGCCAGTGGTATTGCCAGTGTTGTGCCCAAGGTTCCACTGCTCAGCAATGTCCAGAGCTTCGGCGACTTCTTG TCTCAATCTGGCAAGTCCTACCTCAACGCCGCCGATCAGGCCCTGCACGAGGGTGCTTTTGCTGCCACCAAAAACCTGGTGGATGCTGGAAACGCTGCCTATGCCGCTGGTACTTCCACCTTCAAGCAGGCGGTGAATGCCTTCGCTGATCTGACCCAGGGCGAATTCCTTAGCCAGTTGACCGGTCTCAAGATCAACCGCGCCGCTAAAGCCCGTGCTGCTTCCAGCAAGGTGGATGTCCCTATTCCCGATGGTCATGTTCCCGACTCCTTCGATTGGCGCGACAAGGGAGGCGTCACCCATGTCAGATTCCAGGGCACGTGCGGTTCCTGCTGGGCCCATGCCACAGTTGGTGCCATTGAGGGTCATGTTTTCCGCAAGACAGGCTCTCTGCCCGTCCTCTCCGAGCAGAACCTGGTGGACTGTGGTCCAGCTGAAGATTTTGCTCTGAACGGCTGTGATGGTGGCTTCCAGGAGGCTGCCTTCTGTTGGATCAACGAGGACCAGAAGGGCGTCTCTCAGCTGCCAACGTATCCATACCTGGACAAGCAGGACACCTGCAAGTACGACGAAAGCAAGGCGGGAGCCCACATCAGTGGATTCGGCACCATTCCGCCcaaggacgaggaggagctaaAGAAGGTGGTGGCCACCCTGGGACCCGTTGCCTGCTCGGTGTACGGCATTGAGAGTCTGAAGAACTACGATGGCGGCATCTACAACGATGAGGAGTGCAACAATTCCGCGGAGCCCAACCACGCCATCCTGGTTGTGGGCTATGGCTCGGACAACGGTAACGACTACTGGATCATCAAGAACTCCTGGGATGACACCTGGGGAGAGCAGGGCTACTTCCGTCTGCCGCGCGGCAAGAACTTCTGCCTTGTGGCCGATGAGTGCTCCTATCCCGTGGTTTAA
- the LOC108073014 gene encoding ras-GEF domain-containing family member 1B-B, translating to MDEDILNAVESMFGKDVKIVDCETSTSLQQEEVLLVNGVPVKLDGLPADDASAIKAALLEGQMPSVEHLNQLLFRAGLAQQPIEVETSLTVKSSLTTTEEVLVSRNGQILDERTVETKENFNHQSHQKEIWHPVKQQQQSALARATPENALKYRSTSNSTFASDDHRPSDPLGRQLNQTFSNASLMSSSSAITGSDQVIGSASSTTIGDKSSNISSCDSGHDGLFHSVSMSAPWSHPRDTLTDSMYCDIPSSADEADAVSILNTNLQITEPNDCLQSPVYAKDMPKSGSLDSLVSLLIAGQDEEVAFALFTCFRLFLPAQDLLARLVDKCQDKEDVLIRLLKHWLSICPADFNQELLLQKLEKKPGLKAFLDGIPQSQAQRQAKSHNQLQYLLAKQSSASSLGRQSSIKSLKRFVYKTDNVANSCGSAFELAHQLYAIEYAYLSQIRLEEFVEMLGKNELKTCLSQTKAGTLGTSQVTIDSYVQWFNQLSSLTATEILKLGKKSQRAQMIDFWVDTALECFNTGNFNSLMAILTALNLTAIARLKKTWGKVQTTKFEGLEHQMDPSSNFLNYRSTMKAAIWRSEREMANKIERAIIPFFSLFLKDLHAINESHETKLSNGQLNFEKFSLLGFHLRNFSQWQSLDCPYEQVSSVVAYLLKAEVLSEDQLMKASYDCEPPENGGEKDHYKTLKAAKKA from the exons ATGGACGAGGATATTCTGAATGCCGTGGAGTCCATGTTCGGCAAGGACGTCAAGATTGTGGACTGTGAGACGTCCACGTCactgcagcaggaggaggtgcTGCTGGTCAACGGTGTGCCCGTCAAGCTAGACGGCCTCCCAGCGGATGATGCTAGTGCCATCAAGGCGGCCCTGCTGGAGGGACAAATGCCCTCCGTGGAGCATCTCAACCAACTACTCTTTCGTGCCGGCTTGGCCCAGCAGCCCATCGAGGTGGAGACCTCGCTGACGGTGAAGTCTTCGCTGACCACCACAGAAGAGGTGCTAGTCTCGCGCAATGGCCAGATCCTGGACGAGCGGACAGTGGAAACCAAGGAAAACTTTAACCATCAGTCGCACCAGAAGGAAATCTGGCATCCCGtcaagcaacagcagcagtcagCTTTGGCTAGGGCCACCCCGGAGAATGCCTTAAAATACCGATCCACTTCGAATTCCACGTTCGCCTCGGACGATCATCGCCCGTCCGATCCGCTGGGTCGCCAGCTGAATCAAACCTTCTCGAATGCTTCCCTCATGTCCAGCAGCTCGGCCATCACGGGGTCCGATCAAGTGATAGGCTCTGCTTCATCCACCACCATTGGGGACAAGAGCTCGAATATAAGTAGCTGCGACTCCGGGCACGATGGCCTCTTCCACAGCGTGTCGATGAGTGCGCCATGGTCACATCCAAGAGACACCCTTACCGACTCAATGTACTGCGACATTCCCAGCTCTGCAGACGAGGCGGATGCGGTTTCTATACTG AACACCAATTTGCAGATCACAGAGCCAAACGATTGCCTTCAGTCGCCAGTTTACGCCAAAGACATGCCCAAAAGCGGCAGCCTGGACTCGCTAGTCAGCCTGCTAATTGCTGGCCAGGATGAGGAGGTGGCCTTTGCCCTCTTCACCTGCTTCCGTTTGTTTCTGCCAGCCCAGGATCTGCTAGCCAGACTCGTTGACAAGTGCCAAGACAAAGAGGATGTCCTAATCCGCCTACTCAAGCACTGGCTCAGCATTTGTCCCGCTGACTTTAACCaggagttgctgctgcagaaGCTGGAGAAGAAGCCCGGCTTAAAGGCTTTTCTGGACGGAATACCTCAATCTCAGGCCCAAAGGCAGGCCAAGTCGCATAACCAACTGCAGTATCTGCTGGCCAAGCAGTCTTCGGCCAGCTCCCTGGGCCGTCAGAGCAGCATTAAGTCACTAAAGCGATTTGTCTACAAGACAGACAATGTGGCCAACAGCTGTGGTAGTGCCTTCGAGTTGGCCCACCAACTGTATGCCATAGAGTATGCCTATCTGTCGCAGATACGCCTGGAGGAGTTTGTGGAAATGCTGGGCAAGAACGAACTAAAGACCTGCCTGAGCCAGACCAAGGCGGGCACCTTGGGTACAAGCCAGGTGACCATCGACAGCTATGTGCAGTGGTTCAATCAACTCAGCAGCTTGACAGCCACGGAGATCCTAAAG CTGGGCAAAAAGTCGCAGAGGGCACAAATGATTGATTTCTGGGTGGATACTGCCTTGGAGTGCTTCAACACGGGCAATttcaacagcttgatggccaTACTGACGGCTTTAAACCTCACGGCCATAGCTAGACTCAAGAAGACA TGGGGCAAGGTGCAGACAACCAAGTTCGAGGGACTGGAACATCAAATGGATCCCAGTTCGAATTTTCTCAACTACCGCTCTACCATGAAGGCAGCTATTTGGCGTTCGGAACGCGAGATGGCCAACAAAATTGAGCGTGCCATCATACcctttttctctttatttctCAAGGACTTGCATGCCATCAATGAGAGTCATGAAACCAA ACTCTCCAACGGCCAGCTAAACTTTGAGAAATTTAGTCTCTTGGGCTTCCATTTGCGTAACTTTAGCCAGTGGCAAAGTCTGGACTGTCCCTACGAGCAGGTGTCTAGTGTGGTGGCCTACCTACTCAAGGCAGAGGTGCTATCAGAGGATCAGCTAATGAAGGCCTCCTACGACTGCGAGCCACCTGAAAATGGCGGGGAGAAGGATCACTACAAGACGCTGAAGGCAGCCAAGAAGGCGTAA
- the APC10 gene encoding anaphase-promoting complex subunit 10 translates to MPTMAASMDEDISANPAPSPEEDPLAEERLGFVREVGAQAVWSLSSCKPGFGVERLRDNIMDTYWQSDGQLPHLVNIQFHKRTNISQIYIYTDYKLDESYTPSRISIRSGTNFNDLQELQVMDLTEPTGWVQIPIKDGNVKSIRTFMLQIAVISNHQNGRDTHMRQIRIHAPVEGKHYPLELFGKFATVDCQKYATIR, encoded by the exons ATGCCTACTATGGCTGCCTCGATGGATGAGGATATATCCGCCAACCCGGCACCTAGTCCCGAAGAAGATCCCCTGGCCGAGGAGCGTCTGGGCTTTGTCCGGGAAGTGGGCGCCCAGGCTGTTTGGAGTCTCTCCTCCTGCAAGCCGG GTTTCGGTGTGGAGCGCCTGCGCGACAACATCATGGACACCTATTGGCAGTCGGATGGCCAGCTGCCGCATCTGGTAAACATCCAGTTCCACAAGCGGACCAACATTAGCCAGATTTACATCTACACCGATTACAAGCTGGACGAGAGCTATACGCCCTCGAGGATATCCATACGCTCCGGGACCAACTTCAATGATTTGCAAGAGCTGCAGGTGATGGATCTCACCGAACCCACTGGCTGGGTGCAGATACCCATTAAGGATGGCAATGTCAAGTCCATACGCACTTTTATGCTGCAAATTGCCGTGATATCCAATCATCAGAATGGCAGGGACACGCACATGCGGCAGATACGCATCCATGCGCCTGTAGAGGGCAAGCACTATCCCCTGGAGCTCTTTGGGAAGTTTGCCACGGTGGACTGCCAGAAGTATGCCACCATCCGGTGA
- the LOC108073016 gene encoding U3 small nucleolar ribonucleoprotein protein IMP3, with product MVRKLKFHEQKLLKKVDFITWKVDNSGKENKILRRYHIQKREDYTKYNKLAREIRELAEKIAKLDASDPFKVEATTMLLNKIHAMGVSNDQLTLETAAKISASHFCRRRLPVIMVKLRMSEHLKGATDLIEHGHVRVGPEMVKDPAFLVSRNLEDFVTWVDGSKIKEHVMRYNDMRDDFQM from the exons atggtGCGTAAACTCAAATTCCATGAGCAAAAGCTGCTCAAGAAGGTGGACTTTATCACCTGGAAGGTGGACAACAGCGGCAAGGAGAACAAGATCCTAAGGCGCTATCACATACAAAAACGAGAGGATTACACCAA GTACAATAAGTTAGCCCGGGAAATACGTGAACTGGCTGAGAAGATAGCCAAGCTGGATGCCTCAGACCCCTTCAAGGTAGAGGCCACCACAATGCTGCTTAATAAAATCCATGCCATGGGCGTCTCAAATGATCAACTGACACTGGAAACGGCAGCCAAAATCTCGGCCAGTCACTTCTGCCGAAGACGGCTGCCAGTGATTATGGTCAAGC TGCGCATGTCGGAGCATCTCAAGGGAGCCACAGACCTCATAGAACATGGCCATGTACGCGTGGGTCCCGAAATGGTCAAGGATCCTGCTTTTCTGGTCTCCCGAAACCTCGAGGACTTTGTTACCTGGGTGGATGGCTCCAAGATCAAGGAGCATGTGATGCGCTACAATGACATGCGAGATGATTTCCAAATGTAA